One genomic window of Devosia salina includes the following:
- a CDS encoding MFS transporter produces the protein MAPQHRIYACFFFFAVTTGALMARLPDIQTHLGVSEGQLGLTMIGMSIGSLISLTIGAPIIERLGFRTTAFFTTLGPTVLLATIPWLPVAPAVFAVLFIVGLLAGALEINLNVEIDRLEALTGKRYMNRAHGFWSVGFFFTALFGAMIRQSGLSAGLHMAIVALIIVLVGGYLIHGATNAPKTARSQSEAGGHRFAFPNLGLLPLCLIGFAAFLVEGAGIDWSSIYMRDVFAVEPIVGGMGLTLFAFCMAVMRLSADPIVARYGPRNVAMVLLSLASLGALLVGLAPLPGLALAGFALMGAGCSAVYPLAVSAAAQRTDRPAAVNVAALGQVSFVVFFLAPPALGFVAEFIDIRASYLVCLPLLLAGLWASSFALGEKKVDIPLGMPPEPLGPNG, from the coding sequence ATCGCGCCCCAGCACCGTATCTATGCCTGCTTCTTCTTCTTCGCAGTCACCACCGGCGCGCTGATGGCGCGCCTGCCCGATATCCAGACCCATCTCGGCGTCAGCGAGGGGCAATTGGGCCTGACCATGATCGGCATGTCCATCGGCTCGCTGATCTCGCTCACCATCGGCGCGCCCATCATCGAGCGGCTCGGCTTCCGCACCACGGCCTTTTTCACCACGCTGGGACCCACCGTGCTGCTGGCCACCATTCCCTGGCTGCCGGTGGCCCCGGCGGTCTTTGCGGTTCTGTTCATTGTCGGCCTCCTGGCCGGTGCGCTGGAGATCAATCTCAATGTCGAGATCGACCGGCTCGAGGCACTGACGGGCAAGCGCTACATGAACCGCGCCCATGGTTTCTGGAGCGTCGGCTTCTTTTTCACCGCCCTTTTCGGCGCCATGATCCGCCAATCCGGCCTCTCCGCCGGGCTGCACATGGCCATTGTCGCGCTGATCATCGTCCTGGTCGGGGGCTATCTGATCCATGGCGCGACCAACGCCCCCAAGACCGCGCGCAGCCAGTCCGAGGCCGGTGGGCATCGCTTTGCCTTTCCCAATCTGGGCCTACTGCCGCTCTGCCTCATCGGCTTTGCCGCGTTCCTGGTCGAAGGCGCCGGCATCGACTGGTCTTCCATCTATATGCGCGACGTCTTTGCCGTCGAACCCATCGTGGGCGGCATGGGCCTGACGCTCTTTGCCTTCTGTATGGCGGTGATGCGCCTCTCGGCTGACCCCATCGTCGCCCGCTATGGCCCGCGCAATGTCGCCATGGTGCTCTTGAGCCTGGCGAGCCTTGGCGCCCTGCTCGTTGGCCTGGCGCCGCTTCCGGGTCTGGCGCTGGCCGGTTTTGCGCTCATGGGGGCAGGGTGCTCGGCGGTTTACCCGCTGGCCGTCTCTGCGGCCGCCCAGCGCACCGATCGCCCTGCGGCCGTCAATGTCGCGGCGCTCGGCCAGGTGAGTTTCGTGGTCTTCTTCCTGGCGCCGCCGGCTTTGGGCTTCGTCGCCGAATTCATCGATATCCGCGCCTCCTACCTCGTTTGCCTGCCGCTGCTCTTGGCCGGCCTCTGGGCGTCCAGCTTTGCATTGGGTGAAAAAAAGGTCGACATTCCATTGGGCATGCCGCCCGAACCGCTTGGACCCAATGGCTGA
- a CDS encoding MFS transporter, translating into MRFGLALPPQIKVFGAFFIYSFSMGSIFPRLPDIQTAMGVGEGALGLALIGSAIGTLISLTFAGRFIEAIGYRRVLLGAIPLLSALYALASWAATPMVFFLLLVPVGLTIGCIEIIINVEADRVEHAIGRRIMSRAHAFWSLGFFAAGMVGSLIAQTGLEVHVHLMVMIPVVIAATLVVLGQFQPAPHRAGGSTDEAPHFARPTITIMALVAVCLSAMLMEGAGIDWSAIYMRNIFDAEPFWAGLAVATVAGSQGVARFFADSFVERFNPVVVARALLSVLGLGVILAFVAPLPWVAYLGFAFIGIGSSALFPLAMSAAAQQTDRPAAINVAALAQFSFTAFLLGPPLLGYIGEHFGIQWVFGVGLPLVLLGLATAQVLGPKPVMREVAP; encoded by the coding sequence ATGCGATTCGGCCTTGCGCTGCCGCCCCAGATCAAGGTCTTCGGGGCCTTTTTCATCTATTCGTTCAGCATGGGTTCCATTTTCCCGCGCCTGCCCGATATCCAGACCGCCATGGGCGTTGGCGAGGGGGCATTGGGCCTGGCGCTGATCGGCTCGGCCATCGGCACGCTGATTTCCCTCACCTTTGCCGGCCGCTTCATCGAGGCCATTGGCTATCGCCGCGTCCTGCTTGGGGCCATCCCGCTATTGTCCGCGCTCTATGCCCTGGCCAGTTGGGCCGCCACGCCAATGGTCTTCTTTCTCCTGCTCGTGCCGGTGGGGCTGACCATCGGCTGCATTGAGATCATCATCAATGTCGAGGCCGACCGGGTCGAACACGCCATTGGCCGCCGCATCATGAGCCGCGCCCATGCCTTCTGGAGCCTGGGCTTTTTTGCCGCCGGCATGGTGGGCTCCCTCATCGCCCAGACCGGCCTGGAAGTGCATGTCCATCTCATGGTCATGATCCCCGTCGTCATTGCCGCCACCCTGGTCGTGCTGGGGCAGTTCCAGCCGGCGCCGCACCGTGCCGGCGGCAGCACCGACGAGGCGCCCCATTTTGCGCGTCCCACCATCACCATCATGGCGCTGGTGGCCGTGTGTCTGTCGGCCATGCTTATGGAGGGAGCGGGCATTGACTGGTCGGCCATCTACATGCGCAACATTTTTGATGCCGAACCCTTCTGGGCCGGCTTGGCGGTGGCCACCGTCGCCGGGTCGCAAGGCGTCGCCCGCTTCTTTGCCGATAGCTTTGTCGAACGCTTCAATCCGGTGGTTGTCGCGCGCGCGCTGCTGAGCGTGCTCGGCCTGGGCGTGATCCTGGCCTTTGTGGCCCCCCTGCCGTGGGTCGCCTATCTCGGCTTCGCCTTTATCGGCATCGGCTCGAGCGCGCTCTTCCCGCTGGCCATGTCGGCCGCCGCCCAGCAGACAGATCGTCCCGCCGCCATCAATGTGGCCGCCCTGGCGCAATTCTCCTTCACTGCCTTCCTGCTCGGGCCGCCGCTCCTGGGCTATATTGGCGAGCATTTCGGCATCCAGTGGGTCTTTGGTGTCGGCCTGCCGCTGGTCCTGCTCGGCCTCGCCACCGCCCAGGTGCTCGGCCCCAAGCCGGTGATGCGTGAGGTCGCGCCGTGA
- a CDS encoding MmcB family DNA repair protein, with amino-acid sequence MAEDTSPPGLPPIVDLRQSATALRVQRGVMRMLRERHDMACYAEVTLSNGRRADVLAVGPKGEIWIIEIKSSLIDFQVDRKWPEYRDFSDKFFFAKPPELDADIFPQSEGLIVADGHDGAILRDSPDTPLAPARRKALMLKLARMGADRIHALMDPGPRA; translated from the coding sequence ATGGCTGAAGACACTTCCCCGCCAGGCCTGCCGCCGATTGTCGACCTGCGGCAATCGGCGACTGCATTGCGGGTGCAGCGGGGCGTGATGCGCATGCTGCGTGAGCGGCACGACATGGCCTGCTATGCCGAGGTGACGCTCAGCAATGGCCGCCGCGCCGACGTGCTGGCGGTGGGGCCCAAAGGGGAAATATGGATCATCGAGATCAAGTCGAGCCTTATCGACTTCCAGGTGGACCGCAAATGGCCCGAATACCGGGACTTTTCCGACAAATTCTTCTTCGCCAAGCCACCCGAACTGGACGCCGACATCTTTCCGCAGAGCGAAGGCCTGATCGTTGCTGATGGCCATGACGGGGCCATTTTGCGCGACAGTCCCGACACGCCCCTCGCCCCCGCCCGCCGCAAGGCGCTGATGCTCAAGCTGGCCCGCATGGGCGCCGACCGCATCCATGCATTGATGGATCCCGGCCCCCGCGCCTGA